The genomic stretch tgtaccggcgtcagtcagatttccatcaaaagtaacctctgaaacacgttgtagattctatttacgcctagaatcttgacctaaatttgtttgcttggtcctgctgagtgtataaactcgttacgacaaggttgttctgatgggaatcctactgacgccggtacattggtaatgttggtagaaaacaagattttctgcattcaaatcgacatactcaactttgaacatgtatagctcttcttagggacattctagctcttcagtgtcttctgcaaagttgttgggcatctaaaatactatactttaatataatgtagtgcatttttagagcattattgagctctctagaaaggtaaatgcagaaaagtaggttttcccatatgaattttcatacaaatttgaaatgcaatgcgccaagcggagacaaaaccaatcgacttcaggtatgtttagggttgtttgggaccccaaaaggaaccaaaaaaacttggtcatggaaaatcgatcacttttccccatcCTACTATatatatccagcttttcacgcaccataatggcggtcgctataatgcgtgttcgtaatatgcgaacctctctgcttacgtaagatttgcgatttctgaaaagttggcaacacaaatgttgccagatatatttttcttttgttaaattgtatgaagacttcaaactgacgtaagcagagttgtcaaaagggtgggtaatttattacgaactttgcattatagcgtccgccattatggcgcgtaaaaagctggatagaccTGCGGACTTAATCGCAGCGAGCAAAAACGACTGTCAAACTAGCGAGCCAAAACGAACATGATGAATATGGACCTGCGGACTCAATCGCAGCGAGCCAAAACAACTGTCAAACGAGCGAGCCAAAACGAACATGATGAATAATGTGTAcaggggcggacgaaggctgatttgagctgcaggcgaagactgattttgccgccccccccctcaaatttttattttatatgaaacgCATTTTCTATAGAATCGAAAATTTGATTAGACAGCATGTTCGATACACGGAGAACGAAACGAGGTTTTTGTAGCGGACTGGTTAGTGCAGCTCAACTGCGAATAAATTTATTCTAGCTTAAGGATCAATTTAAATGTTTctaatttatttacaaataacaagtttcTTCTATCACTTCCTCGTGTATGCACTTTCCTTTTTACTGTCTGCCTTTCCCTATACTAAATTTAGTGTAATGAATTTCCATaaacttatttatttaatttagttACTCACGAGTGTTGCTCTGAACGattataattttaaatactgcCTGATATTAAACTAGTAGGTCGCAAACTTGCTCACAAATCTTTTCAATTCTCACGGGTGCGGGTTACAACTGCTCTAATTCAACTAGTCATCATATCTGACAGTTCTGTCTTGATGGTTGGGAGGCAAACGAGAGTGTAAAGCTGTCCGCGCAGAGACTGGCGATTTTGCTATATTCGCCAACGGAGTTCTTAAGGCTGCATGAGTTGCAACATTCTCCCCCCGGTGCATCTTGCGGCCCGTCAGGAGTGCACTCTCTTTCACATCTAATAAAGCCAGTTTCGTCATTGGGCGTCGTAGTTCACCTTTGGAGGTGCGCACAACTGCCTGTCGAATGTAACCTTCGCTGTCTTTTATCACCTGAACTATTCGGCCTCGTATCCACTCATTGCGTTTTGCCTCATCGGCAATCAAGACTAAGTCCCCTTCTTCGGCTGGACGGGTTTCGTCGAACCACTTTGTTTGTCTTCGGATTACTGGCAAATACTCTACCAGCCAACGGTTCCAAAACGTAGTAAGTTGGTTTTGAATTTGCTCCCACATTTCCATTAGCAGCTTTAGCTTAGATATCCCGGTAATTGATACTGGTTGTTTCACCCCTCCCGAGCACCCGAGTAAGAAGTGATTTGGCGTGAGAGCTTCGGACTCTTCAGAATCTAACGGTAGGTAGGTCAGAGGCCGTGAATTCACCAAGCTCTCTGCCTCCACGACTAAAGTCTGTAACCCCTCATCATTCAAATTCCCATCCGAATACGCTTCTTCCATTGCTGTTTTAACTGAACGAACCAAGCGCTCCCACGCGCCGCCCATGTGCGGGGCTGCCGGTGGAATGAAAGTCCTCTTAGTTGCCGCATTCGTGAAAGTTTCTGACAATCCTGCGTTTATCTGTTCGCGGAGCAAACGTTCTGCGCCTTGAAAGTTTGTCCCATTGTCGCTTAAGAATTCAACTGGCGATCCGCGGCGACTAACGAATCTCCTCACACACGCAATGCAGGAGGCTGTGGACAGGTCATATGCGATTTCCAAATGCACTGCACGCACGGTGAGGCAGGTAAAGAGGGCAATCCATCGTTTGACGCTTGATCGTTTAACTTTCACCGAGAGTGGGCCGAAATAGTCTATTCCGACGTAGCCATTATCGGCATCAGTGGTTTGGTTTTACGAATTTTGCAATGTTGGCACATCCTAGATACGGTTTTCACTAACACGCGGAGTCGCGGAATCATGTACATTTGTCGCATTTCATTTACGACTGTTTCGGAGTTAGCATGGCGAAGAATGCGATGATAGTAGTCGACTAGTAAGATTGTTACTGAGTGATCTTTTGGTAGCAGGATGGGGTACTTCATGTCGAACGGCAAATTTTTTGCCTTCCTCGCTCGGCTGCTTTGTCGTATCATGCCGTGCTCATCCATAACAGGCATGAACTGGTAGAGGCTACTGTCTTTGTGAATCGGTGTGCGTTGGTTTGGCGATGCAGACTCGTTTTGCTTTAAAAGCATTACTTCCTCCGTATATGCTTCATGCTGCACTAGCTTGAATATCGTATCTCTGGCCGTTTTGAGTTCGTTTTGCTGAAGATGTCCCGAGAGCTTCGAGCGATCGGACCGAGTGTTGTTCAAAAATCGGAGCGCGTAGCCCATGGCTCTGTGCATTCTCTCCCAGCGGCTGAATCGTTCATAACGAATAACATAGCAAATCGCTGTGTGAAGCATAACGAACGCTCTTGATTCTTCTGTCGTGGCTATGGAAGATTCCACGGTATGTGGCCACCTTTCTTCAGGCAGTCGCAGAAAATCTGGCCCCGAAAACCACTTACTCCCATCGCTGAAGTATGGGCCTTTTCCCCATTTGGTTGCTTCGTCCGCCGGGTTCAGTTTTGATGATACCAATCTCCATTCGGTTATATTCGATGAATCTAGGATTTTTCCAACACGATGAGCTACGAAGGGCCGATAATTTCGAGGATCTGCTCGGATCCATGACAACGCTGTTGTCGAATCGGTCCAGAAAAAGCGTCTGGTCATAATAACGCGGTGGTGCTCCTGAACGTGTCTCGCCAGCCGCGTTCCCAATTCGCAGCCCTCGAGCTCAAGCCTAGGAATAGACTTAGGTTTCACCGGAGCGACTTTAGCTTTGGCTGCCAGTAGAGCACACTCCGCTTTTCCGTTTTTTGTTACAACTCTGATATAAACCGCGCACGCGTAGGCTTTCTCACTGGCGTCGGTGAACACATGCATTTGTGCATCTTTATACGTTGCTGCAGTTGCTTGCTTAAAGTAACATCTGGGTATTCGTACAGTACTGATGAACTCGATCATCTGGTtccatttttgccaaagatcaAAGGAAGCATCGTCAACTTCCTGATCCCATTCTGCCCCGGTTCGCCACAGGTTTTGTATCAGCACCTTACCGTGAACAACAAACGGAGCGAGCAACCCTAATGGGTCAAACAAAGTCATGAAACATCTTAATATCTGCCGCTTTGTTGGTCGACAGCCACTGGAGAGCAACATCTGTACCTCAGTGCTCATTTGCGTAGAAAAGCTGAGCTCGTCGGTGTGGGGTGTCCAAAGCAACCCTAAGACTCGTTCGATTAATTCACTACTCGTTGAAACTAAACTTTTGCAGGCCGCGGTGCCAACTTCCCCCAATTCTGCAAGCACACGACGGTTATTCGAGCGCCACCCACGCAAGACGAATCCTCCATTATGATGTATCAGACGCACTTCCTTTGCCACTTGTTGTGCTTCTGTTGAGCTCTCAAAACTGTCCAGATAATCATCAACGTAATGGCAATCAGTTATAGCGAGCGTCGCCCGAGGGAACTGGTTAGAATGGTTTTTCGCATTTAAATTTTTCACGTATTGTGCCGATGCCGGTGAGCAAGTGGATCCGAACGTTGCCACATCCATCAGATAGACCTCAGGTTTCTCTGTCGGAGTAGAGCGCCATAAAAAACGCTGTGAATTTTATCGGCCTCCCGAATGCGAATCTGGTGGAACATTTCTTTTATATCCGCACTGACAGCCACTTCAAACTGTCGAAAAAGAAAGAGAACACCGGGAAGCGAAGTCAACTGGTCGGGACCCTTGAGTAGTACAGAATTCAGTGAGACGCCATTGACTGTGGCAGCTGCGTCCCAAATGACGCGTGTTTTACCAGGTTTCttggcattcgttactgcgcccAACGGAAGATACCAGATTCTACGCGGATCAGCATTTGTCAGTTCTGCTGGGGTCGCCTTATGGGCATATCCCTTAGACTGGTACTCTGTAATTTGGAGATGGAGATTTTCCTTCAGATCTGGGCAGCGGTTCATTTTTCTCTCAAGGCATTCAAGCCGGCGGAGTGCCATAGGGTAACTATTCGGTAGAGTAAAGTCATCTTGCTTCCACAGTAATCCTGTTTCGAATCGATCCCCGACACGTTTTGTCGTAGTCTCCAAAATCATCTGTGCTCGCTCTTCTTCTTCTGATAGAACGGGCTTAGACTCTACACTGGCCTCCTCGGTTGCGGAAAACTGCTTCATAGCGTCATGTAGGTCCTGGTTCGAGACACTCTCACATACGTGAAAGCTGAACGCTTTGTCAATGCCAGCCCACAGTCTGCCGTATACGCACCAGCCGAGTCGTGTTTTAGCAACCACAGGACCAGCAGTTTTGCCTTCCTTCACCTTCAGCGGCACTGCCAGTTGCAGATTATCAACACCAATCAGGATTTTCGGCACAGCATCCTTATACCCCTTTATTGGCACGTTCTTTAAATATTTGAATCGTCTCGCTGCTGTTTCATGGTCGAAACTTTGACTGGGTAGGTTGAGACATCTCACGGTACGAGCTTCTGTCACCCTATGGCGGCGGTTTTGTCCTACACCTGCAATCTCGAAAGA from Wyeomyia smithii strain HCP4-BCI-WySm-NY-G18 chromosome 3, ASM2978416v1, whole genome shotgun sequence encodes the following:
- the LOC129728875 gene encoding uncharacterized protein LOC129728875, which translates into the protein MPILKSEKLEGLIEYGLMVQGLCDHIVAANEQAHLSNPTLLLELVKKLPENHKLMWAGFKRNIANVDLSVFCEYMAGIVRDASSVVSMELEEKRFTGRENPGPKGYINSHVPADNSSLGSPEVKLFNCLFCSKSGHRICECIAFEGLNSDERWRKVRSLGLCQNCLFSHGRRSCRSSHRCGIDGCPYRHHPLLHSYNKTPPESQLARTENHTHRYLDSNFLLRIIPVTLYGISGAVSVYALLDEGSTLTLVDSDLATQIGLKGTLEPLCLHWTGNTSRREEDSEKVSFEIAGVGQNRRHRVTEARTVRCLNLPSQSFDHETAARRFKYLKNVPIKGYKDAVPKILIGVDNLQLAVPLKVKEGKTAGPVVAKTRLGWCVYGRLWAGIDKAFSFHVCESVSNQDLHDAMKQFSATEEASVESKPVLSEEEERAQMILETTTKRVGDRFETGLLWKQDDFTLPNSYPMALRRLECLERKMNRCPDLKENLHLQITEYQSKGYAHKATPAELTNADPRRIWYLPLGAVTNAKKPGKTRVIWDAAATVNGVSLNSVLLKGPDQLTSLPGVLFLFRQFEVAVKKPEVYLMDVATFGSTCSPASAQYVKNLNAKNHSNQFPRATLAITDCHYVDDYLDSFESSTEAQQVAKEVRLIHHNGGFVLRGWRSNNRRVLAELGEVGTAACKSLVSTSSELIERVLGLLWTPHTDELSFSTQMSTEVQMLLSSGCRPTKRQILRCFMTLFDPLGLLAPFVVHGKVLIQNLWRTGAEWDQEVDDASFDLWQKWNQMIEFISTVRIPRCYFKQATAATYKDAQMHVFTDASEKAYACAVYIRVVTKNGKAECALLAAKAKVAPVKPKSIPRLELEGCELGTRLARHVQEHHRVIMTRRFFWTDSTTALSWIRADPRNYRPFVAHRVGKILDSSNITEWRLVSSKLNPADEATKWGKGPYFSDGSKWFSGPDFLRLPEERWPHTVESSIATTEESRAFVMLHTAICYVIRYERFSRWERMHRAMGYALRFLNNTRSDRSKLSGHLQQNELKTARDTIFKLVQHEAYTEEVMLLKQNESASPNQRTPIHKDSSLYQFMPVMDEHGMIRQSSRARKAKNLPFDMKYPILLPKDHSVTILLVDYYHRILRHANSETVVNEMRQMYMIPRLRVLVKTVSRMCQHCKIHYFGPLSVKVKRSSVKRWIALFTCLTVRAVHLEIAYDLSTASCIACVRRFVSRRGSPVEFLSDNGTNFQGAERLLREQINAGLSETFTNAATKRTFIPPAAPHMGGAWERLVRSVKTAMEEAYSDGNLNDEGLQTLVVEAESLVNSRPLTYLPLDSEESEALTPNHFLLGCSGGVKQPVSITGISKLKLLMEMWEQIQNQLTTFWNRWLVEYLPVIRRQTKWFDETRPAEEGDLVLIADEAKRNEWIRGRIVQVIKDSEGYIRQAVVRTSKGELRRPMTKLALLDVKESALLTGRKMHRGENVATHAALRTPLANIAKSPVSARTALHSRLPPNHQDRTVRYDD